In the Candidatus Delongbacteria bacterium genome, GTACCGCCACCGCCCTGGCCCGCGCCTCCGCCCTGACCGGGTGTTCCGCCCGTGCCACCACCACCGCCCGAGCTTCCGAAACTGTCACACGCGGTGGTGCCGCCACCACCGCCTCCACCACCACCACCGCCACCGCCCGGCTGGCCCGCGGTTCCCGGGTTGCCGGATCCGGTCAGGAAACCAACGGTGGTGAAGCCGGAATTGACGACGGACTGCCCGATGCCGGGAGTTCCGAAGGCTCCAGCGCCCCCATGTGAACCGGCCTGGCCCGGATGCCCGGACGATCCTCCCTGACCTCCGCTGCCACCATTGGGGCCCGAACCCGACACTCCCGAACTGCCCGACCCGCTGCCGTGGCCAGCATTCCCACCGCGGCCCCCGGAGTAGACACCAGTGGCGATTCCTCCCAGACCACCCGGAGGCCGGTTGCAGTTGTCACAGAAGATGCCGTCATCCTCACAGCCGGGCACTCCCGAATTGCCGGCGTCGAAGATCGATGGACCGTTCGCCCCCGCCGCCCCCGGAACTCCGCTGCCGGCCGGCCCCGTGCGGAAGCTGCAGTTGTCGAAGGTCACACCATCCAGATCGCGCAGAAATGCCCCGTAGCAGGACCCGCCGCTGCCCGTGTGATTCGTGCCGTTGAAGGTCAGGTTGTAGAGCTGGCACTGCACGACCTGGATTCCCTGCAGGGCGCTGTTGCCCGCTGGATTGCTGAATTGTGTCACAGTCTGCGGATCGCATTCGCTGAAGTCCTCGTCGAACCCCCCACGCACCAGCAGGTCGCTGCGCAGATCCGCCGCCTGCGCATAATTGCCCCTCTGCACGTAGATCAGATTGCGTTGAGGAGTGAACTGGACCATGTCCATGGCATGCTGCAGGGTTTCCAACGGGGATCCCGGGGAGCCGTCGTTGGCGTCCGAACCCCCGGGAGCCACATGCCAGGCCCGGTCGACATTCCAGCTCCAGCCAAGAGCGACCAGCAGCGTGTCCGCTTCGCCGCAGGGGTCGCTGACGATCAGGGTGGCCACCAGACTGTCGGGCAGCTCGGGCAGGTCCAGCTGCACGGCCAGCTGGTCGAACTCGCCGAAGCCGGGCACGCTCCAGTGCACCGACAGCGAATCGCCATCCGGGTCGCTCGAGGGACTGGCGTCCAGTGTGACACTTTCGAGCCCGAAGGACTGCAGGGGATTCTGTACCACGGCAGCCACGGGCTTCGCGCTGGTGTAGACCCGGAAGAATCCCAGCTCTCCGTCCGCGGGCAGACTGACGTGCAGGCGTCCATCTTCCAGAGTGGTGGCGGGATCATCAATGATCACGAAGCCGCTCCAGGCATCCTGGGACGTGGCCAGGGACCAGCAGGGTCCGGAGTCGGGCCAACTCAGGTCCAGCAGGCCATCCTCGTAGACCAGCTGCAGATCGGAAATCGTTGCACGATCGGCCTCGTCCACGGGCAATCGCTCGATGGCCTGCGCCAGAAGGGGCGCAATGGCCAGCAGCAGCGCACAGGTCGCGGCTCGGTGTCTGAATCGAGTGGAATGGATCATCGGGCGGGTCTCCTTGCTTGCGAATCCTGGCCGCTGGGTGTTCCGGGAGCGGAGCCCAGCGCTTGGAACCGGGGGTTCCGTTCGTGGTGTGGACTGAGTGCGTCCGGGCTGGTGGACATGCCCGTGAGGACGCTGCGGCTGTGCCGTGTGGTGCTTGAAGACGCACACACTCCGGCACTTCCGCGCGGTGTCGCAATCCGTGTCAGCCTGTGTGGGGCGAGCCGTGTATCTCGTGGGCAGGGCATGAAGTAGGCATTTGAACCGCAGCCAGAAAAGCGATTCCCGCAGGAACCGCGCATCCCGGGCCCGGCTCAGATGCACGAAACCGGGGCAAATGCACTCTTGCAATCAGCGCTTCAACTCTTGAAAAACAAGCAGTTGACTCGGGCACGCTCTTTGCTTTGCCGCCCAGGATCACTCGCCCCGGACAGGCGAAAACAAGGAGCTCTCATGCCGCATGCAAGGTCCTTCCATCCGATCCGCTGGAGGCAGCCCCTGATTCTGCTGCTTTTCCTGTGGATCTCCGTCTCCCCCGCAATGGCCCAGGACTCCCACCAGATTCTGGTGCAGCGCTCGGATGGCACACCGGTTGCCAGCGTCGCGGGCATGGAAGTCCGTGGTTATGCCGGCAGCAGCTGGCGCGAGACCGGCACCTTCGAGGGGCAGGGTCTGTTCAGTTTCCTGGATCCCGCGGTGACGACGGCTCGGATCATCCTCAATGGCATCAGCTCGGACAGCGTTCCGCTGGGTCAATCGGCCCAGCTGGTGGACTTCGCGGTGCAGGTGCTCAAGAGCCCGCAGGCGGGTGGCGGCGGGCGCAACGTCAACGAGGTGCGGCTCTATCAGGGCAGCACCTGGCGCGCGAATCTGGCCCAGAGCGGCGCCGCGGGTGAGTATCACATCGATGTGGTGGACGGGGTGGACCTGCGCGCCCATGTGATCAAGGATGGACTGGGACAGTTCACCGATGCGGTACGGCCCGGGGACTCGGAGGCCATCGACATCCAGTTCCAGCTGGTGGACTTCGCGGTGCAGGTGCTCAGAAGCCCGCAGGCGGGTGGCGGCGGGCGCAACGTCAACGAGGTGCGGCTCTATCAGGGCAGCACCTGGCGCGCGAATCTGGCCCAGAGCGGCGCTGCGGGTGAGTATCACATCGATGTGGTGGACGGGATTGACCTGCGCGCCCATGTGATCAAGGATGGACTGGGACAGTTCACCGAGTCGGTACGGCCCGTGGATTCGGACGCCATCGACACCCAGTTCCAGCTGGTGGACTTCGCGGTGCAGGTGCTCAAGAGTCCGCAGGCGGGTGGCGGCGGGCGCAACGTCAACGAAGTGCGGCTCTACCAGGGCAGCACGTGGCGCGCCAATCTGGCCCAGATCGGCGCTGCGGGTGAGTATCACATCGATGTGGTGGACGGGGTGGACCTGCGCGCCCATGTGATCAAGGATGGACTGGGGCAGTTCACCGATGCCGTGCGGCCCGTGGATTCGGACGCCATCGACACCCAGTTCCAGCTGGTGGACTTCGCGGTGCAGGTGCTCAAGAGTCCGCAGGCGGGTGGCGGCGGGCGCAACGTCAACGAGGTGCGGCTCTATCAGGGCAGCACGTGGCGCGCCAATCTGGCCCAGATCGGCGCTGCGGGTGAGTATCACATCGATGTGGTGGACGGGGTGGACCTGCGCGCCCATGTGATCAAGGATGGACTGGGGCAGTTCACCGATGCCGTGCGGCCCGTGGATTCGGACGCCATCGACACCCAGTTCCAGCTGGTGGACTTCGCGGTGCAGGTGCTCAAGAGTACGCAGGCGGGTGGCGGCGGGCGCAACGTCAACGAGGTGCGGCTCTATCAGGGCAGCACCTGGCGCGCGAATCTGACCCAGAGCGGCGCTGCGGGTGAGTATCACATCGATGTGGTGGACGGGGTGGACCTGCGCGCCCATGTGATCAAGGATGGACTGGGGCAGTTCACCGAGTCGATTCGGCCGGTGGACTCGGAGGCCATCGACATCCAGTTCCAGCTGGTGGACTTCGCGGTGCAGGTGCTCAAGAGTCCGCAGGCGGGAGGCGACGGGCGCAACGTCAACGAGGTGCGGCTCTATCAGGGCAGCACCTGGCGCGCCAATCTGGCCCAGAGCGGCGCTGCGGGTGAGTATCACATCGATGTGGTGGACGGGGTGGACCTGCGGGCGTACTGCATTCTCGAAGGCCTGGGGGCCTTTGGCTCGACCGTGCGTCCGGCTGACTCCGCGGAGCAGGATGACACGATGCAGCTGGTGGACTTCTTCATCGCGCTGGACAGTCAGGATTGCCAGGCCGTACCGCTCTCCGAGGTGCGCCTCTATCAGGGAAACACCTGGCGTGGAAACTTCTCCTTCGCCTCGCCGGTGCGGGAACTGCACCATGATGTGGTGCCCGGCGTCGAAGTGCGGGCCTGGCTCAGCCGTTCTGGCATTGGAACCTTCACCGCCGCGTGTACTCCAGGTACGCGGGCGGACCAGCCGGACCTGATCCTGGCCGCCCCCACGGTGCGTTTCGATCCGCTGGATGGGGCATCACAGGCTCGGCTGTATGAAGGAAACACTCATCGGATGACCCTGAACCGCGCACCGGAAGGAGACTTCAGTGTGGTGCTCGTGGAAGGCATGTCCGGACTGCGATTCTGGATTTCCTCGGCCTTCAGTCCCGAATTCGCCGTGTCCACCCAGTCCGGCATTCTGGCCGATGACGGCACCAGCCTGGTCCAGTCCACCGTGGACACCTGCTGGGAACCAAACGACGATGTGGCGGCCACCGTGCTCACCGACCTGGTGGCCTCGCCCGGCGCCACAGGGCTGATCGAGTTGAGCTGGACCCTGCTGGATGGGCACTCCTTCGTGTTGTTCCACCTGCAGCGCGACGGAACTTGGCTGAACACGAGCATTCCGGTGGCAGCGGGCATCCGCGAGTACCGCTTCGTCGATCCGGAGCCCGCGGTGGGCCTTGTGTCCTGGCGTATCTGGGGCGAAGAACTGGACGGCACTCAACAGCTGCTGGCCGAATTGACCAGTCAGGCGCTGCCCGAGAGCTTCGAGCTGCTGGGGGCCTGGCCCAATCCCTTCAACCCGGACACTCGGCTGCGGCTGAGTCTGGATCGTGAGCGCGACATCCAGCTTTCGGTGTACAACCTGCAGGGGGCCTTGGTGAGCGAGCTGTATCGTGGCATTCTGCCCGCGGGCATGCACGAGGTCACCTTCAGCGGCACCGGTCTTTCCAGCGGCGTCTACCTGGTGCGACTGCAGTCGGGCGACGCTCAGCGCAGCATGAAGGTGATGCTGGTGAAGTAGCACCGCTCGCCGGCAAACTCGGGCCCTGCCGAGCATGGGCGGGTGCTCTGCCGGGCGGGTTCGCAGCGCGGCTCAGCTCTCAATCGGCCCTCTGTCATCTTCAGTGACAGGGGGCCTTTCTTCTTTGCCCTGCCCGATCCGTGTGACACCGGAAGTCACGGCGAGGCAGTGGAATCCCGCCACCGACCATGTGGCTCAACACCCCACCCCGGATGGCTGGTATCAACCACTGTGGGGAAATGCCCCAGTTGGATTCTGCCAAGTCCTTGAAAATCAACGGATGATTTTTGGTCCGAGACTTGCCAGTGACGAAGCAGCGCCAGGTGGTGCGGTTTCAAGCGGGGGATGGATCATGTTGCGACTTACGACGTCAACCAGCAATTGCCCCAAGGGACTGGTCATGCCCTTGATCCTGTTGCTGATCTGGATCCTGCTGGCTCCCATCACGTTCGCGGGTGATCACGCTCTACCGGCAGAGACGGCGCCGGCCAGCACTGCGCTGGATGCACCCGATTCCCGTGTGAATGACACGCTGTCGATCGTGGAGTATCGGGCCGCCTGCTGGAATCAGCCTGCCAGCCTGGAGCTGACTCTGGGCCAGGAACGCGGAGTGCGGCTGGAGCTCTGGGGCCAGCGCGTTGGATCACGCCGGGTCATCGATGCGGGAAAGTTGAAAGCCGGACAGCACTCGCTGGCGCTGCCGACCGTCTGCGCGGTGGGCGAGCTGATGACCGTGAAAGTGCATTCCGAAGGCATGGTGCGTTGCATGAAAGTGCTCACACTGGACTAGGAGCACGTTTGGTGGGGGGCCAGGCGTTCTTCGAATTCAGGAGGCAGTGAGTACGAATTCAGATGACCGGCAGTCCTCGGACGCCGGTCATCTGCTTTCTGAACGGTCCCGCGCCAGACTGTTGAGCTGGTGACTGAGATTCATGATGCCCACCGAGAGATTCTCGTTCTGCACGACCACGCCGTCGGGCACGATCACATTCTCGGGGCTGAAGTTCCAGATGCCCTTGATGCCCGCCTCCACCAGAATGTCGCACACCTGCTGCGCCACCTGATGCGGCACGCAGATGATGCCCAGCTCGATGGACTGCTCGGCGATGAACGTGCTCATCTTCTCCATGGCCATCACCTCGATGCCGCGCAGACGCAGTCCGATCAGCTTGGGATTGGTGTCGAAGATTCCGCGCAGGTACAGATTGAAACGTTCGAAATCCTGGTAGTTGGCCAGGGCCTGCCCCAGATTGCCCGCCCCCACCAGCACCATGTGTTGGCCTTCCTGCAGATACAGCACATCACGCAGGCGCTCCTGCAGGACACGCGTATCGTACTTGCGCCCCTGGCGACCGAAGCCCCCGAGGGTGAAGAAGTCCTGTCGCAGCTGGGTCGCCTTGATTCCGATGATGCGTGCCATCTCGGCCGAGCTGATTTCCGTGCGGTCCTCGGGGAGATTGCAGAGAAAATTCAGGTAACGGGCGAAGCGCAGCACGGTGAATGGCGGGATGCGCTGGGGCACTGTACTGCGTGTCGGCAAGGTGTCCGGTTCCGGTTTGAGTGAAGGTTGTGTCGATTCTGGGTGCGGGGCAAAGCTGTTAATATCCTCACAGGAAGGCAAGCTTGAACACCTTGTCTGTAAATCGTGGCAGATTCGTGGGTGGCTCCGGGGGCGACTCGGTGGGTGGCTCCGGGCCAGGCTGGATGCCTGACTCCGGGGGTAACTCGTTGGGTGGTTCGGTGGGTGGCTCGGTGGGAGACTCGTCGGGTGGCTCCGTGGGTGGCTCGGTGGGTGGCTCCTGGGTGGCACCGGGCCGGGCAGGATGCCTGGCTCGGGGGAGTGGATCGGTGGGTGGCTCCGATGGGTGGCTCCGGGGCGGGGCAGGATAGCTGACTCGATGGGTGGCTCCGTGGGTGGCTCCGTGAGTGGCTCGGTGGGAGACTCGGTGGGTGGCTACGGGGCCGGGCAGGTTGCCTGGCTCCGTGGGTGGCACCGGGCCGGGCAGGATGCCTGGCTCCGGGAGTGGATCGGTGGGTGGCTCGATGGGTGGCTCCGGGGCCGGGCAGGGTGCCTGGCTCCGTGGGTGGCTCCGCGCCGGGCAGGATGCCTGGCTCCGGGAGTGGATCGGCGGGTGGCTCGATGGGTGGCTCCGGGGCGGGTCAGGATAGCTGACTCGTTGGGTGGCTCCGTGGGAGTCTCCGTGGGTGGCTCCGTGGGTGGCTCCGGGGCGGGGCAGGATAGCTGACTCGTTGGGTGGCTCCGCGCCGGGCAGGATGCCTGGCTCCGGTCCGGATGGCGCGGCCCCCCTGAGGCATGAAAAAGAAAGAGGGCGAACCCGAATCGGATTCGCCCCCAGGAACGTCAGGCAGTCAGGATCACTGGGCCAGCTGGCCAGCCAGCCAGGCCTTGAGATTGGCCATGGGAATGCGCTCCTGCTGCAGGCTGTCGCGGTGGCGCACGGTGGCACAGTGGTCTTCCTTGCTGTCGTAGTCCACCGTGATGCACCAGGGTGTGCCCACCTCGTCCATTCGGCGATACCGGCGACCAATGGCCCCGCTCTGGTCGAAGAAGACATTCCAGTTGCCGCTGAGCTCACGATGCAGCTGTTCGGCCATCTCGCCAATGCCGTCCTTCTTCATCAGGGGCAGCACGGCGGCCTTGATCGGGGCCAGTCGCGGGTGGAAGCGCAGCACGATGCGTTCCTCGTCCTCCACCACATCCTCCTGATAGGCGTCGCAGAGGAATGTCAACAGGGTGCGGTTCAGCCCCGAAGAGGTTTCAATGATATAGGGCAGATAGCGCTCGCCGCGCCCCGAGTCGATGTAGTCCATCTTCTTGCCGCTGTGCTCGGCATGACGGCGCAGGTCGAAATCGGTGCGGTTGTGGATGCCCTCGATCTCGTTCCAGCCGAAGGGGAACTGGTATTCCACATCCCAGGCGTCCTTGGCGTAGTGCGCCAGTTCGCCGGGGCCATGCTGGTGCAGGCGAAGGTTCTCGGGCTTGATGCCCAGGCGCTTGTAATACTCCAGACGCTCGTTCTTCCAGCTCTCCATCTCCTCCGTGTCCGTCCCCGGTTTCACGAAATACTGCATTTCCATCTGCTCGAATTCGCAGGTACGGAAGATGAAGTTGCCCGGCTTGATCTCGTTGCGGAAAGCCTTGCCGATCTGGGCAATGCCGAAGGGCACCTGGAGACGGGCCGAACTCTGCACGTTGAGATAGTTCACATAAATGCCCTGGGCCGTCTCGGGGCGGATGTAGACCTGGTTGGCCGTGTCTTCCAGCGGTCCCATGTGGGTCTTGAACATCAGGTTGAAATTGCGCGGCTCGGTGAGTTCACCGCCACAACTGGGGCAGGTGCCGTCGTTGTCGGCGGGCAGCTGGTCGGCGCGGAAACGGCTGCGGCACTTCTTGCAGTCGACCAGGGGATCCACGAAACCATCGACGTGGCCGGAGGCCTGCCAGACTTCGGGACGCATCAGGATCGACGCGTCGATGCCCGCGATGTTGGAGTGACGGCGGGTCATCTCCGTCCACCACTCGTGCGAGATGTTGTTCTTCAGTTCCACGCCCAGGGGGCCGTAGTCCCAGCATGAGGCCAGTCCGCCATAGATTTCGCTGGACTGGAAGATGAAGCCCCTGCGTTTGCACAGGCTCACCAGCTTGGCCATGGTGTCGTTGGCCATCGGTTTTTCCGCCATGATTCTCCCGGTTTGATCGCCCTGATATCGGCAGTCGGGCCGTCTTGATTCGCTTTGGAGTCTGTCGAACCTGGGGGTTGTGACGGATTTCCCGTTCACAGGAGACAAGTCCGACCGACTTCTAGAGTCCGGCGCAGGCTTCCAGACTGCCCAGACCGCGCCAGTGTTCCAGATGCTGCTGCAGCAACTCGTCCAGCAGACTGCCCAGCGCCGCCCGGGTCTCCCGCGTGATCTCGCGCGTGGTCACATCCTCGCGTCTGCTGCTTGCCAGAAAATGCAGAACCCGCACCAGGCGCGGGCTCAGGGGACGTTCGGGGCCAGGCCCCGTGCATTCCGGGCAGCGCAGACCGCCACCCAGGCGCTCCAGACTGGTACCCGGCAGCCGGGCGAAGCCTTCCACCTCGCGCCCGCAGCCGGCGCAGCGGGACAGGTCGATGTAGTACCCGGACCGCCCCAGCAGATAGAGCAGGAACCAATATAGGGCGTTCACCGGGTGCGGGCAATTTCCCGCCACGTCGGCCAGACAGCGCACGGACGCATCGAACAGCCCTTCGTCGGCATGCCCGGGCAACTGACTGTGGTCCAGTGCTTCGCAGATCGCGCTGTAACTCACCAGTCGGGAGTAATCGTCGCGCACTCCGCGAAAATCCTCGAGCACCGAGGCTTCCTTGAACAACTGCAGATCGCGGCCGACGCGGTGGTAATACAGGACCTCCACCAGCTGCCCCGTCTGCAGCACGGACAGCAGGGGCGATCCGGAGCGGCGCGCTCCCTTGACCAACAGGGTCAGGGCACCTTCCTCGCGGGTGAAGAAGCGTTCGACGAGACTTGTGTCACCAAAGGGAATGCCCCGCAGCACCAGCGCCCGGCAGCGCCTCATCGACATGGTTCAGGCCCCCAGAGGCGCCTGGCCCGACAGCTCACGCAGCCTGGCGTAGGGAAAGATCCCCGTGCCGTGGCCATCGCCAAAGGTGAACTGCAGGGCATAATTGCCCACCCGGACCAGGCTGCGGCAGCCCAGCTCCTCGGACACCTTCAGCGGATCCAGCAACTGGCGACCGGTGATCTCGTCCACGCAGCTGGCACAGTGACAGGCTCGCCTGAGTTCAGCCCAGGAGTACACGCTTTCCAGGCCGTCGCTCCAGACGATGGCCAGATGGGTGGGCGTGGGATAGAGGATGTCGCGGATCGGGTCCTTCAACGGATTCTCCAGATTGGATCACAGAAACAGGTTGACCAGCCCCAGGTACAGCGTGACACCAAGGATGTCGTTGCTGGTGGTGATGAAGGGGCCGGTGGCGATGGCCGGGTCGATGTTGAAGCGTTTGAGCACGATGGGCATGGTACCGCCCACCACCGAGGCCTGCAGAATCACGCTCATCAGGCTCAGGCCCACCACCTCGGCGTCGCGCACATTGCCGAAGACAGTGATCACCACCACGGCAAGTATCAGCGCACAGACCAGGCCGGCCATCAGGCTGACCTTCATTTCCTTCCAGAGCCGGTGCCAGAGATCGCCGGTCTGCAGCTCGCCGGTGGCCAGACCGCGCACCACCACCGTGCTGGACTGGATGCCCGCGTTGCCGCCCATGCCCATCACGATGGGCACGAAATACACCGACTGCATGCTGCGGCTGAGAGTGGCTCCGAACGCGCTCATCACGCCCGCCGCGCACATCCCGCCACAGAGCCCCAGCAGCAGCCAGGGCAGACGCTCGCGCACGATCACCAGGCTGCTGCGTTCGAGCACTTCCTCGTCGGTACCCGAGATACGCGCGATGTCCTCGGCCGCCTCCTCCTCGACGATGTCGTACACATCGTCCATGGTGACACGGCCCACCAGCACGCCGTTCTGGTCGACAACGGGAATCGAGACCAGGTCGTACTTGATGGCCAGGCTGGCCACGTGCTCCTGGTCCATGTCCACGGGAACCCGCAGGATCTCGGTGTCCATCAGTTCGCCCATCCGCCGGTCGCGGCGCGCCAGCAGCAGGTTCTGCAGACTGACATTGCCCAGCAGGCGCCCGTCCTGGTCCACCACGAACACCGAGTAGACGTCGTTGATGTCGCGGCTGCTGGCCAGTTCGCGGATCTTGCCGATGGCCGCGTCCACCAGGGTATCATCGGTGACCGAGACGAACTCGCGGGCCATCACGCCACCCGCCGTGTCCTCGCCGTGCACCAGCAGCGATTCCACGTCCTCGCGCAGTTCCTGGTCCAGACTCTGGAGCACCGTATCGGCGCGCTCCTCGTCCTGATCGCGCAGGGTCTGCATCACGTCGGCGGCGTCGTCGGACTCCATCTCGCCAATGATTTCGCCCAGGTCCCGGTTGGGAAGCTGGTCAATCAGCGCTTCCTGGAGTCCTTCGTCCAGTTCGGTGAAGACTTCGCCGCGCAGCTCGCCGTCCATGGAGAGGAACAGCGCCAGCGCAGCCTCGCGGTCCACCCGGTTCATCAACTGGGCCAGGTCGGCGGCGTGATTGTTTTCCACCAGTTCGCGCAGGGCGAGCTCGTCCAGCTCGTCAAGCTGGATCCCGGTCAGGGCGGAGCCGCTCGTATCACGCAGGTCGCTCATCCGCGGGCCTCGACGACCAGGTTGGCCAGTTGGGTGAATTCGAGGGGACTCAACTGTTCGGGCCGCCGCTCAAGCCAGTCCAGACCAGGCTGGCTCAGAAAGCCCTCGGGCAGCAGGTCGGCCAGGGGCAACAGGCTGTTGCGCAGCATCTTGCGGCGCTGATTGAAGGCCGCGCGCACCACCTTGCGAAAGAGTTCCCAGTCCGTGATCTGGTAGCGCGGTGCGGGCAGCGGGCGAAAACGCAGGATCGACGAGGTGACCTTGGGGCGCGGGTAAAAGGCGTTGGGCGGCACATCCAGCAGGATGCGCACATCACAGAGCATGTAGGCCAGCAC is a window encoding:
- a CDS encoding T9SS type A sorting domain-containing protein; protein product: MPHARSFHPIRWRQPLILLLFLWISVSPAMAQDSHQILVQRSDGTPVASVAGMEVRGYAGSSWRETGTFEGQGLFSFLDPAVTTARIILNGISSDSVPLGQSAQLVDFAVQVLKSPQAGGGGRNVNEVRLYQGSTWRANLAQSGAAGEYHIDVVDGVDLRAHVIKDGLGQFTDAVRPGDSEAIDIQFQLVDFAVQVLRSPQAGGGGRNVNEVRLYQGSTWRANLAQSGAAGEYHIDVVDGIDLRAHVIKDGLGQFTESVRPVDSDAIDTQFQLVDFAVQVLKSPQAGGGGRNVNEVRLYQGSTWRANLAQIGAAGEYHIDVVDGVDLRAHVIKDGLGQFTDAVRPVDSDAIDTQFQLVDFAVQVLKSPQAGGGGRNVNEVRLYQGSTWRANLAQIGAAGEYHIDVVDGVDLRAHVIKDGLGQFTDAVRPVDSDAIDTQFQLVDFAVQVLKSTQAGGGGRNVNEVRLYQGSTWRANLTQSGAAGEYHIDVVDGVDLRAHVIKDGLGQFTESIRPVDSEAIDIQFQLVDFAVQVLKSPQAGGDGRNVNEVRLYQGSTWRANLAQSGAAGEYHIDVVDGVDLRAYCILEGLGAFGSTVRPADSAEQDDTMQLVDFFIALDSQDCQAVPLSEVRLYQGNTWRGNFSFASPVRELHHDVVPGVEVRAWLSRSGIGTFTAACTPGTRADQPDLILAAPTVRFDPLDGASQARLYEGNTHRMTLNRAPEGDFSVVLVEGMSGLRFWISSAFSPEFAVSTQSGILADDGTSLVQSTVDTCWEPNDDVAATVLTDLVASPGATGLIELSWTLLDGHSFVLFHLQRDGTWLNTSIPVAAGIREYRFVDPEPAVGLVSWRIWGEELDGTQQLLAELTSQALPESFELLGAWPNPFNPDTRLRLSLDRERDIQLSVYNLQGALVSELYRGILPAGMHEVTFSGTGLSSGVYLVRLQSGDAQRSMKVMLVK
- a CDS encoding redox-sensing transcriptional repressor Rex; amino-acid sequence: MPTRSTVPQRIPPFTVLRFARYLNFLCNLPEDRTEISSAEMARIIGIKATQLRQDFFTLGGFGRQGRKYDTRVLQERLRDVLYLQEGQHMVLVGAGNLGQALANYQDFERFNLYLRGIFDTNPKLIGLRLRGIEVMAMEKMSTFIAEQSIELGIICVPHQVAQQVCDILVEAGIKGIWNFSPENVIVPDGVVVQNENLSVGIMNLSHQLNSLARDRSESR
- a CDS encoding glycine--tRNA ligase, producing MANDTMAKLVSLCKRRGFIFQSSEIYGGLASCWDYGPLGVELKNNISHEWWTEMTRRHSNIAGIDASILMRPEVWQASGHVDGFVDPLVDCKKCRSRFRADQLPADNDGTCPSCGGELTEPRNFNLMFKTHMGPLEDTANQVYIRPETAQGIYVNYLNVQSSARLQVPFGIAQIGKAFRNEIKPGNFIFRTCEFEQMEMQYFVKPGTDTEEMESWKNERLEYYKRLGIKPENLRLHQHGPGELAHYAKDAWDVEYQFPFGWNEIEGIHNRTDFDLRRHAEHSGKKMDYIDSGRGERYLPYIIETSSGLNRTLLTFLCDAYQEDVVEDEERIVLRFHPRLAPIKAAVLPLMKKDGIGEMAEQLHRELSGNWNVFFDQSGAIGRRYRRMDEVGTPWCITVDYDSKEDHCATVRHRDSLQQERIPMANLKAWLAGQLAQ
- the recO gene encoding DNA repair protein RecO — encoded protein: MSMRRCRALVLRGIPFGDTSLVERFFTREEGALTLLVKGARRSGSPLLSVLQTGQLVEVLYYHRVGRDLQLFKEASVLEDFRGVRDDYSRLVSYSAICEALDHSQLPGHADEGLFDASVRCLADVAGNCPHPVNALYWFLLYLLGRSGYYIDLSRCAGCGREVEGFARLPGTSLERLGGGLRCPECTGPGPERPLSPRLVRVLHFLASSRREDVTTREITRETRAALGSLLDELLQQHLEHWRGLGSLEACAGL
- a CDS encoding DUF971 domain-containing protein, yielding MKDPIRDILYPTPTHLAIVWSDGLESVYSWAELRRACHCASCVDEITGRQLLDPLKVSEELGCRSLVRVGNYALQFTFGDGHGTGIFPYARLRELSGQAPLGA
- the mgtE gene encoding magnesium transporter, whose amino-acid sequence is MSDLRDTSGSALTGIQLDELDELALRELVENNHAADLAQLMNRVDREAALALFLSMDGELRGEVFTELDEGLQEALIDQLPNRDLGEIIGEMESDDAADVMQTLRDQDEERADTVLQSLDQELREDVESLLVHGEDTAGGVMAREFVSVTDDTLVDAAIGKIRELASSRDINDVYSVFVVDQDGRLLGNVSLQNLLLARRDRRMGELMDTEILRVPVDMDQEHVASLAIKYDLVSIPVVDQNGVLVGRVTMDDVYDIVEEEAAEDIARISGTDEEVLERSSLVIVRERLPWLLLGLCGGMCAAGVMSAFGATLSRSMQSVYFVPIVMGMGGNAGIQSSTVVVRGLATGELQTGDLWHRLWKEMKVSLMAGLVCALILAVVVITVFGNVRDAEVVGLSLMSVILQASVVGGTMPIVLKRFNIDPAIATGPFITTSNDILGVTLYLGLVNLFL